The Leucobacter chromiiresistens genome has a window encoding:
- a CDS encoding dipeptidase: MIYVDSLLCSPLETERPGNRPSLEEVAAGGLGAITVTVGFWEDATESMDQIVKWRNMAEDNADLVEIAYRADDIRRIAESGRTAIILGFQNVSFLQGRLGYVELFARMGTRVGQLTYNIQNDLGGSCYEPHDSGLSRYGRYVVQEMNRCGMVIDLSHVGEQTTLDAIEASGEPVAITHANPASLAPHPRNKSDRVLDALRERDGMIGVSVYRNLVGEYTTPQRWSELVAWTVDRVGIERVGIGTDLDQNGGFAYVEWMRQGRWAREIQYGASGPSAPGPTPPLDWFSTPAQFPNAEVCLRERGFAEAEVAAIMGENWLRFYDTVFREL; the protein is encoded by the coding sequence ATGATCTACGTCGACAGCCTGCTCTGCTCACCGCTCGAGACCGAGCGCCCCGGCAACCGCCCCTCCCTCGAGGAGGTGGCGGCCGGAGGGCTCGGAGCGATCACCGTCACCGTCGGGTTCTGGGAGGACGCCACCGAATCCATGGACCAGATCGTGAAGTGGCGCAACATGGCGGAGGACAACGCCGACCTCGTCGAGATCGCCTACCGCGCCGACGACATCCGGCGCATCGCGGAATCCGGTCGCACCGCCATCATCCTGGGCTTCCAGAACGTATCGTTCCTGCAGGGCCGCCTCGGCTACGTCGAGCTGTTCGCCCGCATGGGCACGCGCGTCGGGCAGCTCACCTACAACATCCAGAACGACCTCGGGGGCAGCTGCTACGAGCCGCACGACAGCGGGCTCTCCCGGTACGGGCGGTACGTCGTGCAGGAGATGAACCGCTGCGGCATGGTCATCGACCTGTCGCACGTCGGCGAGCAGACGACGCTCGACGCCATCGAGGCATCCGGCGAACCCGTCGCCATCACGCACGCGAACCCTGCCTCGCTCGCCCCGCACCCCCGCAACAAGTCGGATCGGGTACTCGATGCACTGCGCGAACGCGACGGCATGATCGGCGTCTCGGTGTACCGCAACCTCGTCGGGGAGTACACGACCCCGCAGCGGTGGTCCGAACTCGTCGCGTGGACGGTCGACCGGGTCGGCATCGAGCGCGTCGGCATCGGCACCGACCTCGACCAGAACGGCGGCTTCGCGTACGTCGAATGGATGCGGCAGGGGCGCTGGGCGCGCGAGATCCAATACGGCGCGTCGGGGCCGTCCGCACCGGGGCCCACCCCGCCGCTCGACTGGTTCAGCACCCCCGCGCAGTTCCCGAACGCCGAGGTGTGCCTGCGCGAGCGCGGCTTCGCCGAGGCGGAGGTCGCCGCGATCATGGGCGAGAACTGGCTGCGCTTCTACGACACCGTCTTCCGAGAGCTCTAG
- a CDS encoding amino acid ABC transporter ATP-binding protein, translating into MAVIDTSTTTYTGSTLRPFLNAERIVKRFGEHRAIDDVSLAVGRGEVISVIGPSGAGKSTFLRCLNLLELPDSGALSIGDEEIEFAEGSPPARAQVARLRRQAGMVFQSFNLFPHLTAAQNIELAQKRVLGRSADEARDRARSLLDRVGLAAKADAYPSQCSGGQQQRIAIARALAMDPELMLFDEPTSGLDPEVGAEILTVMRELADSGMTMLIATHEMEFARHVSNRVIVMVDGAIVEQGQPEQIMTEPKSPRVGRFLSAVLGR; encoded by the coding sequence ATGGCTGTCATCGATACGTCAACGACGACGTACACCGGTTCCACCCTGCGCCCGTTCCTCAACGCGGAGCGGATCGTCAAGCGCTTCGGCGAGCATCGCGCCATCGACGATGTCTCCCTGGCCGTCGGCCGCGGGGAGGTGATCTCCGTCATCGGCCCGTCGGGCGCCGGCAAGAGCACCTTCCTCAGATGCCTCAACCTGCTCGAACTGCCCGACTCGGGTGCGCTCTCCATCGGCGACGAGGAGATCGAGTTCGCGGAGGGGAGCCCACCGGCGCGGGCGCAGGTCGCGCGCCTGCGACGGCAGGCCGGAATGGTGTTCCAGTCCTTCAACCTCTTCCCGCACCTCACCGCCGCGCAGAATATCGAGCTCGCGCAGAAGCGGGTGCTCGGCCGCAGCGCCGACGAGGCCCGTGACCGAGCGCGATCCCTGCTCGACCGCGTCGGGCTCGCGGCGAAGGCCGACGCCTACCCGAGCCAGTGCTCGGGCGGGCAGCAGCAGCGCATCGCCATCGCGCGAGCGCTCGCGATGGATCCCGAGCTCATGCTCTTCGACGAGCCGACCTCGGGGCTCGACCCCGAGGTCGGCGCCGAGATCCTCACCGTCATGCGCGAGCTCGCGGATTCGGGCATGACCATGCTGATCGCGACGCACGAGATGGAGTTCGCGCGCCACGTCTCGAACCGCGTCATCGTGATGGTCGACGGAGCCATCGTCGAGCAGGGGCAGCCCGAGCAGATCATGACGGAGCCGAAGAGCCCGCGCGTGGGCCGCTTCCTCTCCGCGGTGCTGGGGCGCTGA
- a CDS encoding amino acid ABC transporter permease has product MGDALLAIALAAGMTILLTAVSGAIGIVLGAPVMLLSRSRFAPLRALYWGFVHIVRGVPTLVWLFIVFFGITQLGITLGAVTSALITLSVIAVASMAEIYRGGLNAIKPGQWEASAALGLGRFATAKDVLYPQLFRAVSPTVATYLVGLIKESALASTIGVAEITFVAGLQVQYFGEGLTFFAFAGLMYLALSVPLGALSRGVHARLTRRYAVL; this is encoded by the coding sequence ATGGGCGACGCACTGCTCGCCATCGCGCTCGCCGCAGGCATGACGATCCTCCTCACCGCCGTGTCGGGGGCGATCGGGATCGTGCTCGGCGCCCCCGTCATGCTGCTCTCGCGAAGCCGGTTCGCCCCGCTGCGCGCGCTCTACTGGGGCTTCGTGCACATCGTGCGCGGCGTGCCGACGCTCGTGTGGCTCTTCATCGTCTTCTTCGGGATCACGCAGCTCGGCATCACCCTGGGCGCGGTGACCTCGGCGCTCATCACGCTCAGCGTCATCGCGGTCGCGAGCATGGCCGAGATCTACCGCGGCGGGCTGAACGCCATCAAGCCGGGCCAGTGGGAGGCCAGCGCGGCGCTCGGTCTCGGCCGCTTCGCGACCGCCAAGGACGTGCTCTACCCGCAGCTCTTCCGCGCGGTCTCGCCGACGGTCGCGACCTATCTCGTCGGCCTCATCAAGGAATCGGCGCTCGCCTCGACCATCGGCGTCGCCGAGATCACCTTCGTCGCCGGGCTGCAGGTGCAGTACTTCGGCGAGGGCCTCACCTTCTTCGCATTCGCGGGCCTGATGTACCTCGCGCTCAGCGTTCCGCTCGGAGCCCTGTCGCGCGGCGTGCACGCCCGCTTGACCCGGAGGTACGCCGTACTATGA
- a CDS encoding amino acid ABC transporter permease, giving the protein MNDFSWLWDWPTHISALLPGLGVAIMLTVVSCVIGYPLGFFLAVLSESRSRWIRWTTIAVVETGRGLPALVLLYIVYRGLPQLGVLIDAIPSAVIALTITAAAYSAEMIRASISALPHGQTDAADALGLGRADRFRYIILPQAARISIPPLVNLTITMFHITSLASVITVAEIMHAAYLSGAINWRYMSVYLAAAFVYAVIAIPGAVMAGRLEQRLGGGKPPRRKRRALRGAGAPGPVVSPAVTREHAPA; this is encoded by the coding sequence ATGAACGACTTCTCCTGGCTCTGGGATTGGCCGACGCACATCTCCGCGCTGCTGCCCGGCCTGGGCGTGGCCATCATGCTCACCGTCGTCTCCTGCGTGATCGGGTACCCGCTCGGGTTCTTCCTGGCCGTCCTCTCCGAGTCGCGCAGCCGATGGATCCGCTGGACGACGATCGCGGTCGTCGAGACCGGACGCGGGCTGCCCGCGCTCGTGCTGCTGTACATCGTGTACCGCGGCCTGCCGCAGCTCGGCGTGCTCATCGACGCGATCCCCTCGGCGGTCATCGCGCTCACCATCACGGCCGCCGCCTACTCCGCCGAGATGATCCGCGCGAGCATCTCGGCGCTCCCGCACGGGCAGACCGACGCCGCCGATGCGCTGGGGCTCGGACGCGCCGACCGGTTCCGGTACATCATCCTGCCCCAGGCGGCGCGCATCTCGATCCCGCCGCTCGTGAACCTGACCATCACCATGTTCCACATCACCTCGCTCGCGAGCGTGATCACCGTCGCCGAGATCATGCACGCCGCATACCTCAGCGGGGCGATCAACTGGCGGTATATGTCGGTGTACCTCGCAGCGGCGTTCGTCTACGCCGTCATCGCGATCCCGGGCGCCGTCATGGCGGGCCGGCTCGAGCAGCGGCTCGGGGGCGGGAAGCCGCCCCGACGCAAGCGGCGAGCGCTGCGCGGCGCCGGTGCGCCCGGCCCCGTCGTCTCGCCCGCGGTGACGCGAGAGCACGCACCGGCGTGA
- a CDS encoding ABC transporter substrate-binding protein has protein sequence MKHRLTRTAALGAAAALLLAGCSSAGGGSEAVAEDCVPAHDGIETIKPGVLTVAHYDYPPFAYMEEGEFVGIEGEIIAEIAKMECLDLELVQGDGSAMITSVQTGRADTTLGSWYRTKERSEVVRLSDPVVTSPLSVVSTTGVQTVDELTELDAVGAGQALVGVEEMQDLLGGKLKLYANNDAEFADFQAGRIDGAVLGLGAAVTLLELYPVEGATVEPLEADPRLSATVNVGQTNFPVGLDNDSLGDAINDDIAQLREDGTIAELAEKYGFPAEIADPGEPNLL, from the coding sequence ATGAAGCACCGACTGACCCGCACCGCAGCCCTCGGGGCCGCCGCCGCTCTGCTCCTCGCCGGATGCAGCAGCGCGGGCGGCGGCTCGGAGGCGGTCGCCGAAGACTGCGTCCCCGCCCACGACGGCATCGAGACCATCAAGCCCGGCGTGCTCACCGTCGCCCACTACGACTACCCGCCCTTCGCATACATGGAGGAGGGCGAGTTCGTCGGCATCGAGGGGGAGATCATCGCCGAGATCGCGAAGATGGAGTGCCTCGACCTCGAGCTCGTGCAGGGCGACGGATCGGCGATGATCACGTCCGTGCAGACCGGTCGAGCCGATACGACCCTCGGCAGCTGGTACCGCACGAAGGAGCGCTCGGAGGTGGTGCGGCTGAGCGACCCGGTCGTCACCTCGCCGCTGTCGGTGGTCTCGACGACCGGCGTGCAGACCGTCGACGAGCTCACCGAGCTCGATGCGGTCGGAGCCGGACAGGCGCTCGTCGGCGTCGAGGAGATGCAGGATCTGCTCGGCGGCAAGCTGAAGCTGTACGCGAACAACGATGCGGAGTTCGCAGACTTCCAGGCGGGGCGCATCGACGGAGCCGTGCTCGGGCTCGGCGCAGCCGTGACGCTGCTCGAGCTGTACCCCGTCGAGGGGGCGACCGTCGAACCGCTCGAGGCCGATCCGCGTCTCTCCGCGACGGTGAACGTCGGGCAGACGAACTTCCCCGTCGGCCTCGACAACGACTCGCTGGGCGACGCGATCAACGACGACATCGCGCAGCTGCGCGAAGACGGCACGATCGCCGAGCTGGCCGAGAAGTACGGGTTCCCGGCGGAGATCGCCGATCCGGGCGAGCCGAACCTGCTCTAG
- a CDS encoding SDR family NAD(P)-dependent oxidoreductase: MHANGSTIVITGASDGIGAAAARRLHRNGHRVVLVGRSPDKTQAIAAELGAPFHLADFADLSQVRALAAALLAEHDRIDVLANNAGGIMGDRTLTVDGYEQTFQVNHLAPFLLTRLLMPALAAGRATVVQTASLAARAFSRFDITDLQNARRYAPQRAYGNAKLANILFTAELQRRHGAEGISAAAFHPGVVASSFASDTTHLMRLVYHTPLKRLFTISADAGADQLVWLAEGTPGSTFTPGAYYESRAIAVKVSPEVHDPELARELWEQSLALVGEAG; this comes from the coding sequence ATGCACGCGAACGGCAGCACCATCGTCATCACCGGCGCCAGCGACGGCATCGGAGCCGCGGCCGCTCGCCGGCTGCACCGCAACGGTCACCGGGTCGTGCTCGTCGGGCGATCGCCCGACAAGACGCAAGCCATCGCCGCAGAGCTCGGAGCCCCGTTCCACCTCGCCGACTTCGCCGACCTCTCGCAGGTGCGCGCGCTCGCCGCAGCGCTGCTCGCGGAGCACGACCGCATCGACGTGCTCGCGAACAACGCCGGCGGAATCATGGGAGACCGCACCCTCACGGTCGACGGGTACGAGCAGACCTTCCAGGTCAACCACCTCGCCCCGTTCCTGCTCACCCGCCTGCTGATGCCCGCGCTGGCCGCGGGGCGGGCGACGGTCGTGCAGACGGCGAGCCTCGCCGCCCGCGCGTTCAGCCGGTTCGACATCACCGACCTGCAGAACGCGCGGCGGTACGCGCCGCAGCGCGCGTACGGCAACGCCAAACTCGCCAACATCCTCTTCACCGCCGAGCTGCAGCGCCGGCACGGCGCGGAGGGCATCTCGGCCGCCGCCTTCCATCCCGGGGTCGTCGCGAGCAGCTTCGCGAGCGACACGACGCACCTCATGCGGCTCGTCTACCACACCCCGCTCAAGCGCCTCTTCACGATCAGCGCCGACGCCGGGGCGGATCAACTGGTCTGGCTCGCCGAGGGGACGCCGGGGTCGACGTTCACGCCGGGCGCCTATTACGAATCGCGGGCCATCGCCGTGAAGGTGAGCCCCGAGGTGCACGATCCCGAACTCGCGCGCGAGCTCTGGGAGCAGTCGCTCGCCCTCGTCGGCGAGGCAGGCTGA
- a CDS encoding NADH:flavin oxidoreductase/NADH oxidase yields the protein MADPLLFRPFTLRDLEIRNRLWVAPMCQYSVDAEDGVVGDWHLQHLGGFARGGAGLVFMEATAVTPEGRISPRCPGIWDDAQLPPLRRIVDAAHAHGAKIGVQLAHAGRKGSTHPSLPGFPEGSVPEAEGGWETVAPSAVPFGEYATPRALETAEIAGVVQAFVDGASRAASVGFDAVEIHAAHGYLVHEFLSPFSNERTDEYGGDLAGRARLLREIVRAVRAEHPTLPIVVRLSATEWIDGGFDGAEATRVTEWLAEDGADLVDASTAGNTPGAPIPVGPSYQVPLAAELRRSGALPVGAVGLITSAQQAEGILATGQADVVSLGRPLLANPHLPISWAHELRAPAAEALVPPQYARARF from the coding sequence ATGGCTGATCCGCTGCTCTTCCGTCCGTTCACGCTCCGCGATCTCGAGATCCGCAACCGACTGTGGGTGGCGCCGATGTGCCAGTACTCGGTCGACGCCGAGGACGGCGTCGTCGGCGACTGGCACCTGCAGCACCTCGGCGGCTTCGCACGCGGCGGCGCCGGTCTCGTCTTCATGGAGGCGACCGCGGTGACCCCCGAGGGCCGCATCAGCCCCCGCTGCCCCGGCATCTGGGACGACGCGCAGCTGCCCCCGCTCCGGCGCATCGTCGATGCGGCGCACGCGCACGGCGCGAAGATCGGCGTGCAACTCGCGCACGCGGGGCGCAAGGGATCGACTCACCCGTCGCTGCCCGGCTTCCCCGAAGGGTCGGTGCCCGAGGCCGAGGGCGGCTGGGAGACCGTCGCGCCGTCGGCCGTGCCGTTCGGCGAGTACGCGACGCCGCGCGCCCTGGAGACCGCCGAGATCGCCGGCGTGGTGCAGGCCTTCGTCGACGGCGCGAGCCGCGCCGCGAGCGTCGGGTTCGACGCCGTCGAGATCCACGCCGCCCACGGCTACCTCGTCCACGAGTTCCTCTCGCCGTTCTCGAACGAGCGCACCGACGAGTACGGCGGCGACCTCGCCGGGCGGGCCCGCCTGCTCCGCGAGATCGTGCGCGCGGTGCGGGCAGAGCACCCGACCCTGCCCATCGTGGTGCGCCTCTCGGCCACCGAGTGGATCGACGGCGGCTTCGACGGCGCCGAGGCGACCCGCGTCACGGAATGGCTGGCGGAGGACGGCGCCGACCTCGTCGACGCGTCGACGGCGGGCAACACCCCGGGCGCGCCGATTCCGGTGGGCCCCTCCTATCAGGTGCCGCTCGCCGCCGAGCTGCGACGGTCGGGTGCGCTCCCCGTGGGCGCGGTCGGCCTCATCACGAGCGCGCAGCAGGCCGAGGGCATCCTCGCCACGGGCCAGGCCGACGTCGTGTCGCTCGGCCGCCCGCTGCTCGCGAACCCGCACCTGCCGATCAGCTGGGCGCACGAGCTGCGCGCACCGGCTGCCGAGGCGCTCGTGCCGCCGCAGTACGCGCGGGCGCGGTTCTAG
- a CDS encoding ABC transporter ATP-binding protein: MTVLIRILKFTRTLAPYYAGIMLAAVVVTAAGLAVPFITGRATDVISSAVGAANGADPAADAVQTTIASVILLAVALLAVSLIEAGVGNIGGYWGDVMSAKMRTILSTRYFEQLLALPQRYYDNELTGTILARLNRSISEITNFMKSFSNMFVTLILTTVAVLAISAWYYWPLAVLLAIAYPVYLWLTALTSRRWQRLEGDKNVHVDVASGRFAEVVGQMRVVKSFVSERRELDAFGSRFRATESLTAEQSKHWHRMDALRQGVLHAIFFGLYAIIFVRTVLGFFSLGEMVMLVQLMAMARQPVTSLSWVVDTAQRAIAGSKSYFEVMDLDPAAVDGGGSRPTAARAPAAPAAVGADAATPAISFQGVHFGYDDDADVLSDVSFDIAPGERVAFVGESGGGKTTLTNLLMGLYGVRSGAIRVAGAGEDLDALRRRIGVVFQEPALFSGTVAENIAYGRPDATREEIEEAARRAAVDGFVQRFERGYDTLIGERGVKLSGGQKQRIAVARAMLKDAPILVLDEATSALDTKSERLVQAGLEALMDGRTTLIIAHRLSTIAEVDRIVTLRDGRIDEIGTPAELAASGGIYAELLALQASPAASRRKLMREFDVIG, from the coding sequence GTGACCGTGCTGATCCGCATCCTCAAGTTCACGCGCACCCTCGCGCCCTACTACGCGGGCATCATGCTCGCCGCGGTCGTGGTCACGGCTGCCGGTCTCGCCGTGCCGTTCATCACGGGTCGGGCGACCGACGTCATCTCGTCCGCGGTGGGGGCGGCGAACGGCGCAGACCCCGCCGCCGACGCGGTGCAGACGACGATCGCATCGGTGATCCTGCTCGCCGTCGCGCTGCTCGCGGTCAGCCTGATCGAGGCGGGAGTGGGCAACATCGGCGGCTACTGGGGCGACGTGATGAGCGCGAAGATGCGCACCATCTTGTCGACGCGCTACTTCGAGCAGCTGCTCGCGCTGCCGCAGCGCTACTACGACAACGAGCTCACCGGCACGATCCTGGCGCGCCTGAACCGGTCGATCTCCGAGATCACGAACTTCATGAAGTCGTTCTCGAACATGTTCGTGACGCTGATCCTCACCACCGTCGCGGTGCTCGCGATCAGCGCGTGGTACTACTGGCCGCTCGCCGTGCTGCTCGCGATCGCGTACCCGGTGTACCTGTGGCTGACCGCGCTGACGAGCCGCCGGTGGCAGCGCCTCGAGGGCGACAAGAACGTGCACGTCGACGTCGCCTCGGGCCGCTTCGCCGAGGTGGTGGGGCAGATGCGGGTGGTGAAGTCGTTCGTGAGCGAGCGGCGCGAGCTCGACGCCTTCGGCAGCCGCTTCCGGGCGACCGAGTCGCTCACCGCCGAGCAGTCGAAGCACTGGCACCGCATGGACGCGCTGCGGCAGGGCGTGCTGCACGCGATCTTCTTCGGGCTGTACGCCATCATCTTCGTGCGCACCGTGCTCGGGTTCTTCTCGCTGGGCGAGATGGTGATGCTCGTGCAGCTCATGGCGATGGCGCGCCAGCCGGTGACGAGCCTGAGCTGGGTCGTCGACACCGCGCAGCGGGCGATCGCCGGCTCGAAGTCGTACTTCGAGGTGATGGATCTCGACCCTGCGGCGGTCGACGGGGGCGGATCGCGGCCGACGGCCGCCCGCGCACCCGCTGCACCCGCCGCCGTCGGCGCCGATGCGGCGACGCCTGCGATTTCGTTCCAGGGCGTGCACTTCGGGTACGACGACGACGCCGATGTGCTCTCCGACGTCTCGTTCGACATCGCGCCGGGGGAGCGGGTGGCGTTCGTGGGCGAGTCGGGCGGCGGCAAGACGACCCTGACGAATCTGCTGATGGGGCTCTACGGCGTGCGATCGGGCGCCATCCGCGTCGCCGGCGCGGGCGAGGACCTCGACGCGCTGCGCCGCAGGATCGGCGTCGTCTTCCAGGAGCCCGCGCTGTTCTCGGGCACCGTGGCGGAGAACATCGCGTACGGCAGGCCGGATGCGACGCGGGAGGAGATCGAGGAGGCTGCCCGCCGCGCCGCGGTCGACGGATTCGTGCAGAGGTTCGAGCGCGGCTACGACACGCTCATCGGCGAACGGGGAGTCAAGCTCTCGGGCGGGCAGAAGCAGCGCATCGCCGTGGCGCGCGCCATGCTGAAGGACGCCCCGATCCTCGTGCTCGACGAGGCGACGTCGGCGCTCGACACGAAGTCGGAGCGCCTGGTGCAGGCCGGCCTCGAGGCGCTGATGGACGGGCGCACGACGCTCATCATCGCGCACCGCCTGTCGACGATCGCCGAGGTCGATCGCATCGTCACGCTGCGCGACGGCCGCATCGACGAGATCGGCACGCCGGCCGAGCTCGCGGCGTCGGGCGGCATCTACGCGGAGCTGCTCGCGCTCCAGGCGTCGCCCGCGGCGTCCCGGCGCAAGCTGATGCGTGAGTTCGACGTCATCGGGTGA
- a CDS encoding DUF2130 domain-containing protein: protein MHEIMCPHCQKAFTVDEAGYADIVKQVRDSEFEAQLHERRVLAEQDKRQALQLAEAASAARLQQAAAEKDAEIQQLQARVEAGTAAQKLAVAEALSAVEKDRDALAGQLEQARREQETAIALAEAKLEAAARQEAAARETELQELRARLASMELAQKLELSEAVSAVARERDELQNELQRAALEKQLAERSLKEHHALQLKDRDGEIERLKDFKARLSTKMVGETLEQHCEVTFNQIRATAFPNAYFEKDNDARTGSKGDFIFRDLDVSGIEVVSIMFEMKNEADGTATKHRNEDFLKELDKDRREKGCEYAVLVSLLEPESELYNGGIVDVSHRYPKMYVIRPQFFIPLITLLRNAALNSVKVKAELEQVKSQNIDITHFESELDGFKDAFGRNYDLASRQFQEAIKRIDTSIAEMQKVKDNLLKSENNLRLANDKAQGVTIKKLTRGNPTMQRKFSELARGDAGAGAEQGGSARA from the coding sequence GTGCACGAGATCATGTGCCCGCACTGCCAGAAGGCGTTCACCGTCGATGAGGCGGGGTACGCCGACATCGTGAAGCAGGTGCGCGACAGCGAGTTCGAGGCGCAGCTGCACGAGCGCCGGGTGCTCGCGGAGCAGGACAAGCGGCAGGCGCTGCAGCTGGCGGAGGCGGCCTCCGCCGCGCGCCTGCAGCAGGCCGCAGCGGAGAAGGACGCCGAGATTCAGCAGTTGCAGGCGCGCGTGGAGGCGGGCACCGCCGCGCAGAAGCTCGCGGTCGCCGAAGCGCTGAGCGCGGTCGAGAAGGATCGCGATGCGCTCGCCGGTCAGCTCGAGCAGGCCCGTCGCGAGCAGGAGACGGCGATCGCACTCGCCGAGGCGAAGCTCGAGGCCGCGGCGCGGCAGGAGGCGGCCGCTCGGGAGACCGAGCTGCAGGAGCTCCGCGCGAGGCTCGCCTCGATGGAGCTCGCCCAGAAGCTCGAGCTCTCAGAAGCGGTGAGCGCCGTCGCGCGGGAGCGCGACGAGTTGCAGAACGAGCTGCAGCGCGCCGCTCTCGAGAAGCAGCTCGCGGAGCGCTCGCTCAAGGAGCACCACGCGCTGCAGCTGAAAGACCGCGATGGGGAGATCGAGCGGCTCAAAGACTTCAAGGCGCGGCTGTCGACGAAGATGGTCGGCGAGACCCTCGAGCAGCACTGCGAGGTGACCTTCAACCAGATCAGGGCCACCGCGTTCCCGAACGCCTACTTCGAGAAGGACAACGACGCCCGCACGGGGAGCAAGGGCGACTTCATCTTCAGGGATCTCGACGTCAGCGGCATCGAGGTCGTCTCCATCATGTTCGAGATGAAGAACGAGGCCGACGGCACTGCGACGAAGCACCGCAATGAGGACTTCTTGAAAGAGCTCGACAAGGACCGCCGCGAGAAGGGCTGCGAGTACGCCGTGCTCGTGTCGCTGCTCGAACCCGAGAGCGAGCTCTACAACGGCGGCATCGTCGACGTGTCGCACCGGTACCCGAAGATGTACGTGATCCGGCCGCAGTTCTTCATCCCGCTCATCACGCTCCTGCGCAATGCGGCCCTCAACTCGGTGAAGGTCAAGGCAGAGCTCGAGCAGGTGAAGTCGCAGAACATCGACATCACGCACTTCGAGAGCGAGCTCGACGGCTTCAAGGACGCGTTCGGCCGCAACTACGATCTCGCCTCGCGCCAGTTCCAGGAGGCGATCAAGCGCATCGACACGTCCATCGCCGAGATGCAGAAGGTCAAGGACAACCTGCTGAAATCGGAGAACAACCTGCGGCTCGCGAACGACAAGGCGCAGGGCGTCACCATCAAGAAGCTGACGCGCGGCAACCCGACCATGCAGCGCAAGTTCTCCGAACTCGCACGCGGAGACGCGGGTGCGGGCGCCGAGCAGGGCGGGAGCGCACGCGCATGA